In one Rhea pennata isolate bPtePen1 unplaced genomic scaffold, bPtePen1.pri scaffold_33, whole genome shotgun sequence genomic region, the following are encoded:
- the LOC134154671 gene encoding transmembrane protein 209-like produces MAPGAACGRNCSSDVTSARPIVGGGCEQISAASLLDRTVKIRREAEERKVVWAWGLLNMSVGGMIYTDMTGKLISSYYNIAFWPLWYIELTLVSLFSLNALFDFWMYFKYTMAPTTLVMTRRQQILLGMQNAAVQIIPAHELAAKKVPSSTPSPRVQGQTVLSYSPSRPFRASPKFTSGCISGYSPQRQALSSNSASYSSALTYSPSSSYSKLSRFSSSPTGSPYASSVGPVESTGLRSRYHFSPMRYNSRMSQDDEITDRKSLQKYLRSEEEKQRRLQLGTSCSSSPSSSPTFWNYSRSLVEQAQVLRKYQYQVACMPQAPSAHKDEARLSSPLTAEEVWARVIVNRRQLDYLDSWTARFRSWINETILVPLVQEIESVSSQLRRMGYPEMQVGASISNLKQAALVKAPVMPTLYTVMQYLDIAANQEYLVERVKELSQGGYMSSFRWNRGGDFKGRKWDADLPTDCAILMHIFCTYLDARLPPSPKYPDGRTFTAQHFVQTPDKPDITNENVFCIYQSNINPPHYELIYHRQVYNLPEGRNNMFHTLLMFLYIIKTKESGMLGRVNFGASGVNVLGVFGE; encoded by the exons aTGGCGCCTGGCGCCGCTTGCGGCCGG AACTGCTCCAGTGACGTCACGTCCGCGCGACCAATcgttggaggcggctgcg aacagatttctgcagcttcgcTCCTTGACAGGACTGTGAAGATTAGGAGGGAGGCTGAAGAGCGGAAAGTGGTCTGGGCCTGGGGCCTCCTTAATATGTCTGTTGGGGGGATGATATATACTGACAT gactgGAAAACTTATAAGTTCCTATTACAACATCGCATTTTGGCCGCTCTGGTATATTG AGCTTACGCTTGTATCCCTGTTCAGTCTGAAtgccttatttgatttttggatgtacTTCAAGTACACAATGGCACCAACTACCTTGGTCATGACTCGTAGACAGCAGATCCTTCTAGGGATGCAGAATGCAG CGGTACAAATAATTCCAGCACATGAGCTGGCAGCGAAGAAAGTCCCTTCTTCTACGCCTTCTCCTAGAGTCCAGGGTCAAACTGTGCTGAGTTACAGCCCATCCCGGCCCTTCAGGGCCAGTCCAAAGTTTACTTCTGGTTGTATCTCAGGGTACAGCCCTCAGCGGCAGGCTCTGTCAAGCAACAGCGCTTCTTATAGCAGTGCTTTAACCTATTcaccaagcagcagctacagtaaG ctttccagATTCAGCTCTTCTCCTACTGGTTCACCATATGCCTCAAGTGTTGGGCCAGTGGAAAGCACCGGGCTAAGGTCTCGTTACCACTTTTCACCAATGCGGTATAATTCCCGTATGAGTCAAGATGATGAAATCACAGACcgcaagtcactgcaaaagtacCTTCGAAgcgaagaagagaaacagcgtAGACTTCAATTGGGTAC ttcatgttccagctctccttccagcagcccaaCCTTTTGGAACTACAGCCGTTCCTTAGTAGAGCAAGCACAGGTGCTGAGAAAGTACCAGTATCAGGTGGCTTGCATGCCCCAAGCTCCATCAGCACACAAGGACGAAGCTCGTCTGagctctccactgactgcagaagaa GTTTGGGCAAGGGTGATTGTGAATCGACGACAGCTTGATTACCTGGATTCCTGGACCGCTAGGTTCAGAAGT tggattaatgagactattttagtgccacttgtacaagagattgagtctgtgagcagtcagctgagaagaatggggtacccagaaatgcaggttggag CCAGCAtcagcaatctgaaacaagcagcgCTTGTTAAAGCTCCAGTCATGCCAACTCTGTACACTgtaatgcagtatttggatattgCAGCGAACCAAGAGTATTTGGTGGAAAGGGTCAAAG agctttctcagggaggATACATGAGCTCATTCCGatggaacagaggaggagatttcaAGGGCCGTAAGTGGGATGCTGACTTGCCCACTGACTgtgct atccTTATGCACATATTCTGCACTTACCTCGATGCCAGACTGCCCCCTAGCCCCAAATACCCTGATGGCAGAACCTTCACTGCCCAACACTTTGTTCAAACACCAGATAAACCAG acattacaaatgaaaatgtattttgcatctaccAAAGCAACATCAATCCACCCCACTATGAGCTGATCTACCACCGCCAGGTCTACAATCTGCCCGAG ggcagaaacaacatgttccatacattgcttatgtttctgtacatcataaagacaaaagaatctggGATGCTTGG